The window TGAGGCTCCCGGCATCACTGAAGGAAGTGTCGCATGCGTGAAACCCGCCCTCCCCTGGATCATTCGGCTGCCGGGCAGCCCGGGGGCGGAAAGCGCTTGCCGATGAGCGGGCTGACGCTCTGGATGGTCGGTACGATGCTCGCGTGCGCGGCGCTATTCACGGTCCTGCCGCAGATCGATCTCGCCGTGTCGGGAGTGTTTTACGATCCCGTGCACGGTTTCACCGGCGATTACAACGCCGTCGTCCAATCGCTGTATCGTGGCATTCCGCTCATGTCGAAAGCGGCAGTCATCGGGCTCTTCATCGCCCTGTTCGCCTACTCGTTCCAGCGTGGCGCCACCGGCCGCAAGCGGCGCATCCAGGTTGCCTATCTGATTACCGCGCTGATCCTCGGACCGGGGCTGCTGGTCGATGTCGCACTCAAGGACGCATGGGGCCGCGCGCGTCCCGTCAAGATCGCCGAATTCGGGGGCGCCAGGACCTTTTCGCCCGCCCTGCGGCCGTCGGACCAGTGCGACAGCAACTGCTCGTTCGTCAGCGGACATGCTTCCGCCGGCTTTTACCTTGTAAGCCTCGGGTTCCTTGGCGGCGCGGCGGCCCGGAGGCGCTGGACTCTTATCGGTCTCGCGGCCGGGTCGGCCTTCGGCATGGGACGGATCGCCCAGGGCGGACATTTCCTGAGCGACATCGTCTTCAGCTTCTACGTGACGTGGTTCGCCGCATGGGCGGCGTGGGCGCTGTTCCGGCGCCTGCACTGGCTGCAGGACGACACGGACTTCCAGGTCGGCGCCCCCGGCTCCGGGAGCTAGCGCCCCCCGGCTGCCGCAGCCGGACCGGCCAGCTCGATGACGTTGGCCGCAGGGGCCTCGTCGCCGAGCTTCTCCAGCTTCCCATCGACGACGGCGCCGCACTCCATCTGCAGCTGCCGATACACGATGTTGCCGGATATCCGCGCATTCGACTGCAGTTCGAGGAAATGTTCGACTTCGAGGTCGCCGGTGATGACGCCGTTGATCACGGCGTCATAGGCGCGCACGCGCCCGTTGATCGACCCCTTCTCGCTCAGCACGAGCAGGCTGCGTTCGCCGTCCTGGTTGATGACATTACCCTGGATCCGGCCATCGACCCTGAGCCCGGCAGAGAACAGTACATCGCCGACGATCTCGAGATTGTCGGCGACCAGGCTGGAAAGCTTGGTCATCTCTATCGTGTGCTTGCGCTTGCGTCGCAGCATTAGTGTTGCTCCCTGATTGCAATTCTTGTTTTTACAGCCCCCGCGGGCCAAATCATTTCGCCGGACCGCGCGCACCCGCGGACTTGAGGAACGCGAGCTCGTCGCCCACCTGCTTCAGCTGCTCGTTCAGCGTGGCGACCTGACGCTCCAGTTCGTTCCGCGTGGCCAATTCGACCTGGAGTTCGAAGCGGAGCCTGGAAACCTCCTTCCGGAGTTCGACATTCTCCGCGCGCACGTCCGACAGGAACGACGCCGGGGCGAGATGGTTCTCGAAAAAACGGAAGCCGGCTACGGCCAGCACCAGGATCGCGACGAGCGCCCCCAGGAAGAATGCCACGCGCCCGAAGCCACGGGAGACCGGGCTCAGTGTGTATTCCTTGCGGGTCAGGTCGTGATTTGGCGAACGCGGCGACGGCTTCATCGGCGGCGCTCAGAAGCGTGCCAGGTAATACGCGGGGTCGACGACCAGACCGTCCTTGATGACCTCGAAGTGCAGATGAGGCCCGGTCGAGCGCCCGGTCGAGCCGACCTCGCCGATCTTCTGACCCGGTATCACGATCTGGCCGGGCACCACGGTGAGCCTGGAGGCATGGGCGTAGCGCGTCACGAGACCGCCGCCGTGATCGATTTCCACCGTCTTGCCGTATTCGACGCGATGGCCGGCGTAGGTCACGCGTCCGCCGCCGCTGGCAACGATCGCAGTGCCGCGCGGGGCGGGATAATCCACACCGCTGTGAAAGGTACGATGCGTCGAGGTAGAAACTCCGCGAGGCCGCCCGGTTCGCGGCCGCAGTGCGCAGGCAGGTAGCCCCATTACACCGGAACGGGCGCTGCCCCCTCTGTTCCGCATCCCCGCAACGCACTATCATCGCCCGGAAGGCACAATACGGAACCGTACGTTCCCGGCCCATAAGACGGACACCCGAGGAGACCTGAATGACCGCCGCCCCCCCTTATCCGAATCTGCTCCAGCCTCTCGAGCTCGGCTTTTGCACGTTGAAGAATCGCGTGCTGATGGGCTCGATGCACACGGGACTCGAAGAGTCCGGTAACGGCTTCCAGAAACTTGCGGCGTTCTATGCAGCACGGGCCAGGGGCGGCGTCGGGTTGATCGTGACCGGGGGAATCTCGCCGAACTCGGAAGGCCTGATCTTCCCCGGTGCCAGCGCCCTCACCAACGACGAGGAAGTCGCACAGCACCGCCTGATCGCCGACGCGGTGCATGCGGAAGGCGGACGGGTCTGCATGCAGATCCTGCACACGGGCCGCTACGCCTATCACCGCGGCTCCGTCGCGCCCTCCGCGCTCAAGGCGCCCATCTCGCCGGCGACGCCGCGGGAAATGACCGAGGAGGATATCGAGCGCACGATCGAGGATTACGCCCGCTGCGCGGCCCTCGCCCGGCGCGCGGGATACGACGGTGTCGAGGTGATGGGTTCCGAGGGCTACCTGATTAACGAATTCACCGTGCTGCAGACCAACCAACGCACCGACCGCTGGGGCGGCAGCATGGAGAACCGCCATCGCTTCCCGGTCGAGATCGTCCGGCGCGTACGCGAGCGGGTCGGCACCGACTTCATCATCATCTACCGCATCTCGATGCTGGACCTCGTCGATGGCGGCGCCCCCTGGCAGGAAATCGTCGCCCTCGCGAAGGCCATCGAAGCGGCCGGCGCGACGCTCATCAATACCGGCGTGGGCTGGCACGAGGCGCGCATCCCGACGATCGCCACGATGGTGCCGCGCGCCGCGTTCAGCTGGGTCACGCGGCGGATGAAGGGCGAAGTGAGCATCCCGCTGATCACCTCGAACCGGATCAACACTCCGGAGGTCGCCGAGCAGGTGCTCGCCCGCGGCGACGCCGACATGGTCTCGATGGCGCGGCCCTTCCTCGCGGATCCGGATTTCGTCATCAAGGCCGCCACGGACCGCGGCGACGAGATCAATACCTGCATCGCGTGCAACCAGGCCTGCCTCGACCATATCTTCGAAGCCAAGCCCTGCTCCTGTCTCGTGAATCCGGTCGCCTGCCGCGAGACCGAGCTGCTGATCTCGCCCGCGATCGCGAAGAAGCGTGTCGCCGTGGTCGGGGCCGGCCCGGCGGGCATGGCCGCGGCGGCGACGGCGGCGGAGCGCGGCCATGCGGTGACGCTGTTCGACGCGGCCGCGCAGATCGGCGGCCAGTTCAATCTCGCGAAACGAATCCCCGGCAAGGAAGAGTTTGCCGAAACATTGCGTTACTTCGACCGGCGTCTCGAAAAGGCCGGCGTCGAGGTGAAGCTGAACCACCGCGTCGGCAGTGACGAACTGGTCAGCCGTTTCGATACCGTGCTTCTCGCGACCGGGATCACGCCGCGCACGCCGGACATCCCCGGCATCGACCACCCCAAGGTCGCGAGCTACATCGACGTGATCACCGGGCGCCAGCCGGTCGGCAGGAAAGTCGCGGTGATCGGCGCCGGCGGCATCGGCTTCGACGTCAGCGAACTGCTCACACATGCCAACCTCGCCGAGGATCCGGTCGAACACTACCGCCGCGAATGGGGAATCGACGCCACCTACGCTGCGCGCGGCGGCCTGTGCCCCCCGATGGAGGAAGCGCGCGAGCGCCAGCTGTGGCTGCTGCAGCGCAAGCCGACGAAGGTCGGCGAAGGTCTGGCAAAGACCACCGGCTGGATCCGGCGCACGCTGCTCGGCCGACGCGGGGTGAAGATGCTGGCCGGGGTCAGCTACGAAAGGATCGACGACGCCGGCCTGCACCTGCGGCTCGGCGACGAACTGAAGCTCCTGCCGGTCGACACGATCGTCGTGTGCGCCGGTCAGGATCCGCTGCGCGATCTGCACGCGCCGCTGCAGGCGGCCGGCATGGACGTGCGGCTGCTGGGTGGGGCGGATGTGGCCGCGGAGCTCGATGCGAAGCGCGCCATCGATCAGGCAACGCGCGTCGCTGCGGCACTCTGACGACGCGAACGGCCGGGAGCGCAGCTCGCAAGGGCTGCGCCGTCCGCCGCCTGCCGTGGGCCGTGCGTGCCGCGCGCTTACAACTGCAGCTCTACCCGATCGACGTCGATCACCAGGACACCGCGCGCCCACGGGAATGCCGCCTTGGCACGATCGACCAGCCCCCCCTCGCTCAGGATCGAGGCGGTCCCGTGCAGCAGGCAACCCTGGCCCGGCCCGTGACTGCCATCCACGGCGCGAGATGCGGCCAGCACCTGTACCCGCGCGTTGCGGCGCAGATTTTCCTCGGTCTTGCGGTAGTACCCGGCAGGGAAAACCAGCCGATCGCCGTCGAAGCCCATGCGGCGGAGGTACTCCCCCCAGTTGCCGACGACATGCGGCCCGTCGGGCCCTTCCGTGACGATCGTCAGAAACTCCGTTTTTTCCAGAAGATCCCGGACCGCGCCTTCGATCACACTCATTGCTCGCTTCTCCCGTCAGTCATGACCGTGCGCATCAGCGCGCACGAAGGAATTTCAACGCAAGGCTGTTGCTGAACAGCGCCAGGATCACCAGCACCGCGCCCGTCAGCTCCGCAGCAACAAAATGCTGTCCCTGGTAAATCCCGATCACGAAGGCCGTGATCGGTACCACGTTGATGAAAAGCATGCCGCTGAGCGGGTCGAGCGCACGAATCCCCGCATTCCAGGCAAGGACGGCGACGATGGACGCCAGCAGGACGAGATAGACCAGTTGCGGCGCAACCGGAGCAAGGCTCTGCAGGGACGGTGTGGTCGAGATGCCAGTGATGGTCGTGAACGCCGTCACGGCGATGATCGCCACCTCGCCGGTCAGGCAGGTCAGCGCGGTGTAGCGGAGTGGCGACCAGCCCGGAAAGCTGCCCGCGGCCAAGGTGTAGACGACCCAGCTGAGCGCACCGAGCACGATCAGCAGGTCACCCCACCCCGCGCCCGAATACAGGTTCTCGATCTGTCCGCGCGTCACCACGAGGAACACCCCGGCAAAGGCCGCCGTAATGCAGATGAGCGTGATGCGGGGCGGCCGATGCCCCTGCCACAGCCAGCGGACCAGTGCGCCGATCATGGGCTGCATCGCCATGATGATCGCGCCGTGCGAGGCCTGGGTGTGAGCGAGCCCGACAAAGGCCAACAGGCTGAACCCCCCGAAGCCGATCGCGCCGAACAGGGAGGCGCGGATCAGATGCCCGTCGTATCGCAGGGCCTTGCGTCCCTCCGCGAGCCACAGGATGGCGATGAACACGACCGCCGTGACGCCATAGCGAAGCGTATTGAGGTAATACGCATCCACCGTGTGGAGCGCGTCCTTCGCTACCGGGAACATCCCGCCCCACAGCACGGTCGCGGTCAACAGCAGGGCACACCCCTGCAGGGCGACATTGGGCCTGGCCATCAATTTCCCCGAATTTGTTTTCTGGGAAAATAATAAGCGATGATTAGCATCCGCCGCAATCGGCGGGGCTTCGGGTGGCCACTGACAAGAAAACGGCGGCTGCCGCCGCCGTTTCCCTTCTGCAGCGTGTTACTTGCTGGCGTGCGCGGAGAGCTTGAGCCAGGTGTCGACGACCGTATCCGGGTTGAGCGAGATCGTCTGGATGCCCTGGTCCATCAGCCACTCGGCGAAGTCGGCGTGATCCGACGGCCCCTGGCCGCAGATCCCGACGTACTTGCCAAGGCGGTTGGCCGAGCTGATCGCGAGCGACAGGAGCTGCTTGACCGCTGGATCGCGCTCGTCGAACGCATGCGCAACCAGGCCGGAATCGCGGTCGAGGCCCAGGGTGAGCTGGGTGAGGTCGTTCGAGCCGATCGAGAAGCCGTCGAAGTGCTCGAGGAAGGCGTCCGCGAGCAGCGCATTCGACGGGATCTCGCACATCATGACGAGCTTGAGATCGTTCACGCCACGCTTGAGGCCGTGCGCCGCG is drawn from Azoarcus sp. DN11 and contains these coding sequences:
- a CDS encoding phosphatase PAP2 family protein is translated as MSGLTLWMVGTMLACAALFTVLPQIDLAVSGVFYDPVHGFTGDYNAVVQSLYRGIPLMSKAAVIGLFIALFAYSFQRGATGRKRRIQVAYLITALILGPGLLVDVALKDAWGRARPVKIAEFGGARTFSPALRPSDQCDSNCSFVSGHASAGFYLVSLGFLGGAAARRRWTLIGLAAGSAFGMGRIAQGGHFLSDIVFSFYVTWFAAWAAWALFRRLHWLQDDTDFQVGAPGSGS
- a CDS encoding polymer-forming cytoskeletal protein — protein: MLRRKRKHTIEMTKLSSLVADNLEIVGDVLFSAGLRVDGRIQGNVINQDGERSLLVLSEKGSINGRVRAYDAVINGVITGDLEVEHFLELQSNARISGNIVYRQLQMECGAVVDGKLEKLGDEAPAANVIELAGPAAAAGGR
- a CDS encoding M23 family metallopeptidase produces the protein MDYPAPRGTAIVASGGGRVTYAGHRVEYGKTVEIDHGGGLVTRYAHASRLTVVPGQIVIPGQKIGEVGSTGRSTGPHLHFEVIKDGLVVDPAYYLARF
- a CDS encoding NADPH-dependent 2,4-dienoyl-CoA reductase, encoding MTAAPPYPNLLQPLELGFCTLKNRVLMGSMHTGLEESGNGFQKLAAFYAARARGGVGLIVTGGISPNSEGLIFPGASALTNDEEVAQHRLIADAVHAEGGRVCMQILHTGRYAYHRGSVAPSALKAPISPATPREMTEEDIERTIEDYARCAALARRAGYDGVEVMGSEGYLINEFTVLQTNQRTDRWGGSMENRHRFPVEIVRRVRERVGTDFIIIYRISMLDLVDGGAPWQEIVALAKAIEAAGATLINTGVGWHEARIPTIATMVPRAAFSWVTRRMKGEVSIPLITSNRINTPEVAEQVLARGDADMVSMARPFLADPDFVIKAATDRGDEINTCIACNQACLDHIFEAKPCSCLVNPVACRETELLISPAIAKKRVAVVGAGPAGMAAAATAAERGHAVTLFDAAAQIGGQFNLAKRIPGKEEFAETLRYFDRRLEKAGVEVKLNHRVGSDELVSRFDTVLLATGITPRTPDIPGIDHPKVASYIDVITGRQPVGRKVAVIGAGGIGFDVSELLTHANLAEDPVEHYRREWGIDATYAARGGLCPPMEEARERQLWLLQRKPTKVGEGLAKTTGWIRRTLLGRRGVKMLAGVSYERIDDAGLHLRLGDELKLLPVDTIVVCAGQDPLRDLHAPLQAAGMDVRLLGGADVAAELDAKRAIDQATRVAAAL
- a CDS encoding pyridoxamine 5'-phosphate oxidase family protein, with the translated sequence MSVIEGAVRDLLEKTEFLTIVTEGPDGPHVVGNWGEYLRRMGFDGDRLVFPAGYYRKTEENLRRNARVQVLAASRAVDGSHGPGQGCLLHGTASILSEGGLVDRAKAAFPWARGVLVIDVDRVELQL
- a CDS encoding DMT family transporter, which produces MTATVLWGGMFPVAKDALHTVDAYYLNTLRYGVTAVVFIAILWLAEGRKALRYDGHLIRASLFGAIGFGGFSLLAFVGLAHTQASHGAIIMAMQPMIGALVRWLWQGHRPPRITLICITAAFAGVFLVVTRGQIENLYSGAGWGDLLIVLGALSWVVYTLAAGSFPGWSPLRYTALTCLTGEVAIIAVTAFTTITGISTTPSLQSLAPVAPQLVYLVLLASIVAVLAWNAGIRALDPLSGMLFINVVPITAFVIGIYQGQHFVAAELTGAVLVILALFSNSLALKFLRAR